Proteins encoded together in one Microbacterium sp. zg-Y625 window:
- the serC gene encoding phosphoserine transaminase, with protein MAHVTLPREILPVDGRFGCGPSKVRAEQIASLVGPGLAILGTSHRQAPVKSLVGSVRANLGEVFRLPDGYEVIMGNGGSTAFWDAAAFGLIENRSQNLVFGEFGGKFAAAAAAPWLQAPDVRKAEPGTRTVAEPVEGVDVYAWPHNETSTGVMAPVERVHGDAGALTVIDATSAAGGIDFSVGQADVYYFAPQKNLGSDGGLWFALVSPAAIERIERIAASGRYVPEFLSLKNALDNSRLNQTLNTPALTTLYLLDNQLDWIIGNGGLQWADGRTRESSTVLYDWAEATSYTTPFVADPADRSQVVVTIDFDDAVNAAEVAKVLRANGIVDTEPYRKLGRNQLRVATFVSIEPDDVRQLTRCIEQVVDAL; from the coding sequence ATGGCCCACGTGACGCTGCCCCGAGAGATCCTGCCCGTCGACGGTCGCTTCGGCTGCGGCCCCTCGAAGGTGCGCGCCGAGCAGATCGCCTCGCTCGTCGGGCCCGGGCTGGCGATCCTCGGCACCTCCCACCGCCAGGCGCCGGTGAAGAGCCTCGTCGGCAGCGTCCGCGCGAACCTCGGTGAGGTGTTCCGCCTGCCCGACGGATACGAGGTGATCATGGGCAACGGCGGCTCGACCGCCTTCTGGGATGCCGCCGCCTTCGGCCTCATCGAGAACCGCAGCCAGAACCTCGTCTTCGGCGAGTTCGGCGGCAAGTTCGCTGCCGCGGCCGCCGCCCCGTGGCTGCAGGCCCCGGATGTGCGCAAGGCCGAGCCCGGCACCCGCACGGTCGCCGAGCCCGTCGAGGGCGTCGACGTCTACGCCTGGCCGCACAACGAGACCTCCACCGGCGTCATGGCGCCCGTCGAGCGCGTGCACGGCGACGCCGGCGCCCTCACCGTCATCGACGCGACGAGCGCCGCCGGCGGCATCGACTTCTCGGTCGGGCAGGCCGACGTCTACTACTTCGCCCCGCAGAAGAACCTCGGCTCCGACGGCGGACTGTGGTTCGCCCTCGTCTCCCCCGCCGCCATCGAGCGGATCGAGCGCATCGCGGCATCCGGTCGGTACGTCCCCGAGTTCCTGAGCCTGAAGAATGCGCTGGACAACTCGCGCCTGAACCAGACGCTCAACACCCCCGCGCTGACGACGCTGTACCTGCTCGACAACCAGCTGGACTGGATCATCGGCAACGGCGGGCTGCAGTGGGCCGACGGGCGCACGCGCGAGTCGTCGACGGTGCTCTACGACTGGGCCGAGGCGACGTCGTACACGACGCCCTTCGTCGCCGACCCCGCCGACCGCTCGCAGGTCGTGGTCACGATCGACTTCGACGACGCGGTGAATGCCGCCGAGGTCGCCAAGGTGCTGCGCGCCAACGGCATCGTCGACACCGAGCCGTACCGCAAGCTCGGGCGCAACCAGCTGCGCGTGGCGACCTTCGTCTCCATCGAGCCCGACGACGTGCGCCAGCTCACGCGCTGCATCGAGCAGGTCGTCGACGCCCTCTGA
- a CDS encoding ABC transporter ATP-binding protein, translating to MTTLEFRGVTKRYRVRGSGHMLALDDVSLRLESGETVALVGQSGSGKSTIAKIITQLERATSGDVLLDGAPLPRGGRALRRYRQQVRMVFQDPFASLNPYHTVRHHLERPLRLDHVVPGDEVEGEVRRLLERVRLEPDSTIDRHPHELSGGQRQRVAIARALASRPALLVADEPVSMLDVSIRLGVLNLLAELQRESNLGVLYITHDLATARHFSDRIMVLHHGRVVEEGPADDVILRPQHEYTRALRDASPDPDRHFATSTEGPLS from the coding sequence ATGACCACCCTCGAGTTCCGCGGGGTCACCAAGCGCTACCGCGTGCGCGGCAGCGGCCACATGCTGGCCCTCGACGACGTGAGCCTCCGCCTCGAATCCGGCGAGACCGTGGCGCTCGTCGGCCAGAGCGGCAGCGGCAAGTCCACCATCGCGAAGATCATCACTCAGCTCGAGCGCGCCACGAGCGGCGACGTGCTGCTCGACGGCGCCCCGCTCCCCCGCGGCGGCCGTGCCCTGCGCCGCTACCGCCAGCAGGTGCGCATGGTGTTCCAGGACCCGTTCGCGTCGCTGAACCCGTACCACACGGTGCGCCACCACCTCGAGCGTCCGCTGCGGCTCGACCACGTCGTGCCCGGCGACGAGGTCGAGGGCGAGGTGCGCCGACTGCTCGAGCGGGTGCGCCTCGAGCCCGACAGCACGATCGACCGTCACCCGCATGAGCTCTCCGGCGGGCAGCGTCAGCGCGTCGCGATCGCGCGCGCACTGGCATCCCGCCCGGCACTCCTCGTCGCCGACGAGCCGGTCTCGATGCTCGACGTGTCGATCCGGCTCGGCGTGCTGAACCTGCTCGCCGAGCTGCAGCGCGAGTCGAACCTCGGCGTGCTGTACATCACGCACGACCTCGCCACCGCCCGCCACTTCAGCGACCGCATCATGGTGCTCCACCACGGCCGGGTCGTCGAAGAGGGCCCCGCGGACGACGTCATCCTGCGCCCGCAGCACGAGTACACCCGCGCGCTGCGTGACGCCTCGCCCGACCCCGACCGGCACTTCGCCACCTCCACGGAAGGACCCCTGTCGTGA
- a CDS encoding HNH endonuclease, with translation MRTLVLNAGYEPLAVVSFKRALVLVMNDKATIVECVEGDPVWAASGAYDRPAVILLTRYVRVPGARRVPVTRRGVLRRDAHHCGYCGKTATTIDHVMPRSRGGEDSWENLVAACVRCNNAKGDRTPQEMGWELRLVPHAPRGGQWTVRGTERADPRWEPYLALAA, from the coding sequence GTGCGCACACTGGTGCTGAACGCCGGCTACGAGCCGCTCGCCGTGGTCTCCTTCAAGCGGGCCCTGGTGCTCGTGATGAACGACAAGGCCACCATCGTCGAATGTGTCGAGGGTGACCCGGTCTGGGCCGCGAGCGGGGCGTACGACCGCCCCGCCGTCATCCTGCTGACCCGCTATGTGCGGGTGCCGGGGGCGCGTCGCGTGCCGGTGACCCGCCGCGGGGTGCTGCGCCGCGATGCGCACCACTGCGGATACTGCGGCAAGACCGCGACGACGATCGACCACGTGATGCCGCGGTCCCGAGGGGGCGAGGACTCGTGGGAGAACCTCGTCGCGGCATGTGTGCGCTGCAACAACGCCAAGGGCGACCGCACCCCGCAGGAGATGGGGTGGGAGCTGCGCCTCGTGCCGCACGCCCCGCGCGGCGGGCAGTGGACCGTGCGCGGCACCGAGCGTGCCGACCCGCGGTGGGAGCCGTACCTGGCGCTTGCCGCGTAG
- a CDS encoding ABC transporter substrate-binding protein, which translates to MRLKPSLVAAGVAAALVLTGCSAGGSNDAGPEAGAALTIAKPDGPITTEGNNPWVGDSSALRLGYANAIFEPLGIVNLVDPSAEVKPWLASEITWADDYTSVSLTAREGVTWNDGEPFTVDDIAFTFSLIKDTPGLDTGALGITDVAVDGDTVTVTFGTSMFVKQDKVLHKLIVPEHIWADVEDPTTFTNEEPVGTGPYVLSNFSTQSVELTSRDDYWGGELAVPTLYYVSYADNTALTTALANGDVDWAQAFIPNVQSAFLDKDEDNVYWAPAGLGIDTMFVNTQEKPFDDVAFRTAVNMVIDREQHAEIARENGVPVLSSVTGLPTPAGDAYITEQYEGAELTVDVEGAKDVLEGAGYTWEGETLVDPDGEEVTFTLSVPQGWNDYVTGVSLISDAVAQLGVTAAVDTPDSDSWWAAKGEGDFQAILHWTDSGPTPYDLYSDMMDGRFLKPLGEPADFNFGRFDSPEATAALNTYATTTDDAERAAALETMQRIFVEEVPAMPIGTRPFISEFNTRNYEGWPSDDDPYVNADPTQPTSVLILTQLKPAS; encoded by the coding sequence ATGAGGCTCAAGCCCTCTTTGGTCGCCGCCGGCGTCGCCGCCGCGCTGGTGCTCACCGGCTGCTCGGCCGGAGGCTCGAACGACGCAGGTCCCGAGGCCGGAGCTGCCCTGACGATCGCGAAGCCCGACGGGCCGATCACGACCGAAGGCAACAACCCGTGGGTCGGGGACTCCTCCGCCCTGCGCCTGGGGTACGCCAACGCGATCTTCGAGCCGCTGGGCATCGTGAACCTCGTCGACCCGAGCGCCGAGGTCAAGCCCTGGCTGGCATCGGAGATCACCTGGGCCGATGACTACACCTCGGTCTCGCTCACCGCACGTGAAGGCGTCACCTGGAACGACGGCGAGCCCTTCACCGTCGACGACATCGCCTTCACGTTCTCCCTCATCAAGGACACCCCGGGGCTCGACACCGGCGCCCTCGGCATCACCGACGTCGCCGTCGACGGCGACACCGTGACCGTCACCTTCGGCACCTCGATGTTCGTCAAGCAGGACAAGGTGCTGCACAAGCTCATCGTCCCCGAGCACATCTGGGCGGACGTCGAGGACCCCACCACCTTCACCAACGAGGAGCCTGTCGGCACCGGGCCCTACGTGCTCTCGAACTTCAGCACGCAGAGCGTCGAGCTGACCTCGCGCGACGACTACTGGGGCGGGGAGCTCGCCGTTCCGACGCTCTACTACGTCTCCTACGCCGACAACACGGCGCTGACCACGGCGCTCGCCAACGGCGACGTGGACTGGGCGCAAGCGTTCATCCCCAACGTGCAGTCGGCGTTCCTCGACAAGGACGAGGACAACGTCTACTGGGCGCCGGCGGGTCTCGGCATCGACACGATGTTCGTCAACACGCAGGAGAAGCCGTTCGACGACGTCGCGTTCCGCACCGCGGTGAACATGGTGATCGACCGCGAGCAGCACGCCGAGATCGCCCGCGAGAACGGCGTTCCGGTGCTGTCGTCGGTGACGGGTCTTCCCACCCCCGCCGGTGACGCCTACATCACCGAGCAGTACGAGGGCGCGGAGCTCACGGTCGACGTCGAGGGCGCCAAGGACGTGCTCGAAGGCGCCGGCTACACCTGGGAGGGCGAGACGCTCGTCGACCCCGACGGCGAAGAGGTCACCTTCACGCTGTCGGTGCCGCAGGGCTGGAACGATTACGTCACCGGCGTGAGCCTCATCTCCGACGCGGTCGCGCAGCTGGGTGTGACCGCCGCGGTCGACACCCCCGACTCCGACTCGTGGTGGGCCGCCAAGGGCGAGGGCGACTTCCAGGCGATCCTGCACTGGACCGACTCCGGCCCCACCCCGTACGACCTGTACAGCGACATGATGGACGGCCGCTTCCTCAAGCCCCTCGGCGAGCCGGCGGACTTCAACTTCGGTCGCTTCGACAGCCCCGAGGCCACGGCCGCGCTCAACACGTACGCCACCACCACCGACGACGCCGAGCGCGCCGCCGCCCTCGAGACGATGCAGCGCATCTTCGTCGAGGAGGTCCCGGCCATGCCGATCGGCACCCGTCCCTTCATCAGCGAGTTCAACACCCGCAACTACGAGGGCTGGCCGAGCGACGACGACCCGTACGTCAACGCCGACCCGACTCAGCCCACGTCGGTGCTGATCCTCACTCAGCTGAAGCCCGCCAGCTGA
- a CDS encoding ABC transporter ATP-binding protein, translating to MTDDVLLEISDFSVTYDVDPPVAAVRDVSLQIRRGEILGLAGESGCGKTTLAYGVQRLLKPPAVITGGSVVFHDADGTSVAIGELTDGEMRTFRWSKASMVFQGAMNALNPVMTVGKQLADVFITHRPKMGRAERTRECGDLLDMVGVGRDRLRSYPHELSGGMRQRVMIAMALALRPQLMIMDEPTTALDVLVQRDILRQISELRHEFGFSVVFITHDLPLLLEISDRIAVMREGRVVELDTAENLYRNAQHEYTRTLLGSFPSLTGDRGDFVRGAGDRLVTTEDPR from the coding sequence ATGACCGATGACGTTCTGCTGGAGATCTCCGACTTCAGCGTCACCTACGACGTGGACCCGCCTGTCGCGGCCGTCCGCGACGTCTCCCTCCAGATCCGCCGCGGCGAGATCCTGGGCCTGGCCGGCGAGTCCGGCTGCGGCAAGACCACCCTCGCCTACGGCGTGCAGCGGCTGCTGAAGCCACCGGCCGTCATCACCGGCGGATCCGTCGTCTTCCACGACGCCGACGGCACGAGCGTCGCCATCGGCGAGCTCACGGACGGCGAGATGCGCACGTTCCGCTGGTCGAAGGCATCCATGGTCTTCCAGGGCGCGATGAACGCCCTGAACCCCGTGATGACCGTCGGCAAGCAGCTCGCCGACGTCTTCATCACCCACCGCCCCAAGATGGGCCGCGCCGAGCGCACCCGCGAGTGCGGCGACCTGCTCGACATGGTCGGCGTCGGACGCGACCGGCTGCGTTCCTACCCCCACGAGCTCTCGGGCGGCATGCGCCAGCGCGTCATGATCGCCATGGCCCTGGCGCTGCGCCCGCAGCTGATGATCATGGACGAGCCGACGACCGCGCTCGATGTGCTGGTGCAGCGCGACATCCTGCGCCAGATCTCCGAGCTGCGTCACGAATTCGGCTTCTCCGTGGTCTTCATCACCCACGACCTGCCGCTGCTGCTGGAGATCTCCGACCGCATCGCCGTGATGCGGGAGGGCCGCGTGGTCGAGCTCGACACCGCCGAGAACCTCTACCGCAACGCCCAGCACGAGTACACCCGCACGCTGCTGGGGTCGTTCCCCAGCCTCACCGGAGACCGCGGCGACTTCGTGCGCGGCGCCGGCGACCGCCTCGTCACGACGGAGGACCCCCGATGA
- a CDS encoding metal-dependent transcriptional regulator — protein MTDLIDTTEMYLRTILELEEEDIIPLRARISERLGHSGPTVSQTVGRMERDGLVVVSEDRRLELTDAGRQKAVDVMRKHRLAERLLSDVIGLDWSYVHEEACRWEHVMSEQVERRLIELLGHPTESPYGNPIPGLDQLGDVPATTFDMGVVGLVRRLNAADAPIRGTVRRLAEPAQVDPELLKQLRAAGVVPGGVGDFRYNEGYVLVQMDDNDEALELPVEVASHIFLVDDRV, from the coding sequence ATGACCGATCTGATCGACACCACCGAGATGTACCTCCGCACCATCCTGGAGCTGGAGGAGGAGGACATCATCCCCCTGCGCGCCCGTATCTCGGAGCGTCTCGGACACTCCGGCCCCACGGTGTCGCAGACCGTCGGACGCATGGAGCGCGACGGCCTGGTCGTCGTGTCGGAGGACCGGCGGCTGGAGCTGACGGATGCCGGCCGGCAGAAGGCCGTCGATGTCATGCGCAAGCACCGGCTCGCGGAGCGCCTGCTCAGCGACGTCATCGGCCTCGACTGGTCGTATGTGCACGAAGAGGCCTGCCGCTGGGAGCACGTGATGAGCGAGCAGGTGGAGCGGCGCCTCATCGAGCTGCTGGGTCACCCCACCGAGTCGCCGTACGGCAACCCGATCCCGGGGCTCGACCAGCTGGGCGACGTGCCGGCCACGACCTTCGACATGGGTGTGGTGGGACTGGTGCGGCGCCTCAACGCCGCCGACGCACCGATCCGCGGGACCGTCCGACGCCTGGCCGAACCGGCCCAGGTCGACCCCGAGCTGCTGAAGCAGCTGCGGGCCGCCGGGGTGGTTCCCGGGGGCGTGGGGGACTTCCGTTACAACGAGGGATACGTGCTCGTGCAGATGGACGACAACGACGAGGCGCTGGAGCTTCCGGTCGAGGTCGCGTCGCACATCTTCCTCGTCGACGACCGCGTCTGA
- a CDS encoding ABC transporter permease, whose protein sequence is MTIPTTTEAQAGTADATPAAAPTAAPTPRQKWAASFAMFRNAKSLTGLAILGFFVLLAVFGDLIAPYGPLEKDYTALKQAPSWTHLLGTTHMGEDVFSQIVYGTRGVLLVGFLAGILATIAAVAVGVTAGMVAGWRSEGLSALTNVFLVLPGLPLMIIIASQYDNPSLFLIAAVLALTGWAWGARVLRAQTMSLRDRDFVRAARANGEPLWRIITVEMLPNLMAIIASSFVGTVTAAVLGLTTLAFIGIIPITNLNWGTILFWAQQNGAFPDYWWWYVPAGLCIALLGMALSLINFGIDEYVNPRLRSAGDRARAQRKKGLKPTSGVTAVRHTPSPSPAPARTDTEAPSA, encoded by the coding sequence ATGACCATCCCCACCACCACGGAAGCACAGGCCGGCACCGCGGATGCCACCCCGGCTGCGGCCCCCACCGCGGCCCCCACACCGCGCCAGAAGTGGGCGGCGTCGTTCGCGATGTTCCGCAACGCCAAGTCGCTCACCGGGCTCGCCATCCTCGGCTTCTTCGTGCTGCTGGCCGTGTTCGGCGACCTCATCGCCCCGTACGGACCGCTCGAGAAGGACTACACCGCGCTCAAGCAGGCGCCCTCGTGGACGCATCTGCTCGGCACCACCCACATGGGCGAGGACGTCTTCAGCCAGATCGTCTACGGCACCCGCGGGGTGCTGCTGGTCGGGTTCCTCGCCGGCATCCTCGCCACCATCGCGGCCGTCGCCGTCGGCGTGACGGCAGGCATGGTCGCCGGCTGGCGCAGCGAGGGACTGTCGGCCCTGACCAACGTGTTCCTGGTGCTGCCGGGCCTGCCGCTGATGATCATCATCGCGTCCCAGTACGACAACCCGAGCCTGTTCCTCATCGCGGCGGTGCTCGCCCTGACGGGATGGGCATGGGGTGCGCGCGTGCTGCGCGCCCAGACGATGTCGCTGCGCGACCGCGACTTCGTGCGCGCCGCCCGCGCCAACGGCGAGCCGCTGTGGCGCATCATCACGGTCGAGATGCTCCCGAACCTGATGGCGATCATCGCGTCGAGCTTCGTGGGCACCGTCACCGCCGCGGTGCTGGGTCTCACGACCCTCGCCTTCATCGGCATCATCCCCATCACCAACCTCAACTGGGGCACGATCCTCTTCTGGGCGCAGCAGAACGGCGCCTTCCCCGATTACTGGTGGTGGTACGTGCCCGCGGGCCTGTGCATTGCGCTCCTGGGCATGGCGCTCTCGCTGATCAACTTCGGCATCGACGAGTACGTCAACCCGCGCCTGCGCTCCGCCGGCGACCGTGCCCGCGCTCAGCGCAAGAAGGGCCTGAAGCCCACCAGCGGCGTGACCGCCGTGCGTCACACGCCCTCCCCCTCCCCCGCGCCCGCGCGCACCGACACGGAAGCACCCTCCGCATGA
- a CDS encoding TetR/AcrR family transcriptional regulator, with product MNTERRAVRSRPETLARRNEILDAAVEVFGSKGFSGGTLGDIADQVGMTHAGILHHFGSKDQLLIEMLAHRDKTDVAGLEGAHIPDGVDLFRHLVRTALRNAQRAGVVQAYVVLSAESVTDDHPGRDYFLERYRTLRAEVADAFHALCEERGVEGPDTIAQASAAILAVMDGLQVQWLLDPDEVDLGRATEFGIEAIVAAVLQAPPSPLG from the coding sequence ATGAACACAGAACGACGCGCTGTGCGGTCGCGACCGGAGACGCTCGCCCGCCGCAACGAGATCCTCGACGCAGCGGTCGAGGTCTTCGGCAGCAAGGGTTTCAGCGGCGGCACCCTGGGCGACATCGCCGACCAGGTCGGCATGACGCACGCCGGCATCCTGCACCACTTCGGCTCCAAGGATCAGCTGCTCATCGAGATGCTCGCCCACCGGGACAAGACCGACGTCGCCGGGCTCGAAGGCGCCCACATCCCCGACGGCGTCGACCTCTTCCGCCACCTCGTGCGCACGGCGCTGCGCAACGCCCAGCGCGCGGGGGTCGTGCAGGCCTATGTCGTGCTCTCGGCCGAGTCGGTGACCGACGACCACCCGGGCCGCGACTACTTCCTCGAGCGCTACCGCACGCTGCGGGCCGAGGTCGCCGACGCCTTCCACGCCCTGTGCGAGGAGCGCGGCGTGGAGGGACCCGACACGATCGCGCAGGCGTCCGCGGCGATCCTCGCCGTCATGGACGGGCTGCAGGTGCAGTGGCTGCTCGACCCCGACGAGGTCGACCTCGGCCGCGCCACGGAGTTCGGGATCGAGGCCATCGTCGCCGCCGTGCTGCAGGCGCCGCCGTCGCCGCTGGGGTGA
- a CDS encoding ABC transporter permease, translating into MRFAARRTVFYLFTAWAAITINFFLPRMMKGDPISAYLQKNQGTISPEAADALRTLFGLDTDKNILEQYIDYWGLLLRGDLGRSFSHGLAPVTDVIGTALPWTVGLVGLATIISFFLGTAAGAIIGWRRGRGSDIAIPIATFFSTVPYFWMGLIAIAVFSTGLGWFPASHAYAKGVQPGLTLEFIGNVIYHGTLPALTIVLASLGGWMLGMRNMMITVLDEDYVTVAQAKGLRPSRVVTRYAARNAMLPQLSSFALSLGFIVGGTLVMELVFSYPGVGKLLLDATNAKDYPLMQGLFLVITLAVLIANILADIAYAFLDPRARQMEA; encoded by the coding sequence GTGAGGTTCGCCGCACGCCGCACCGTCTTCTACCTGTTCACCGCCTGGGCGGCCATCACCATCAACTTCTTCCTGCCGCGCATGATGAAGGGCGACCCGATCTCGGCGTACCTGCAGAAGAACCAGGGCACCATCAGCCCCGAGGCCGCCGACGCGCTGCGCACCCTCTTCGGGCTCGACACCGACAAGAACATCCTCGAGCAGTACATCGACTACTGGGGCCTGCTGCTGCGCGGCGACCTGGGCCGCTCGTTCTCCCACGGCCTCGCCCCCGTCACCGACGTCATCGGCACCGCGCTGCCGTGGACGGTCGGACTCGTCGGGCTCGCGACGATCATCTCGTTCTTCCTCGGAACCGCCGCCGGCGCGATCATCGGCTGGCGTCGCGGCCGCGGCTCGGACATCGCCATCCCCATCGCCACGTTCTTCTCCACGGTGCCGTACTTCTGGATGGGCCTCATCGCCATCGCCGTGTTCTCCACCGGCCTCGGCTGGTTCCCCGCCTCGCACGCGTATGCCAAGGGCGTGCAGCCCGGGCTGACGCTCGAGTTCATCGGCAACGTGATCTACCACGGCACCCTCCCCGCGCTGACGATCGTGCTCGCGTCGCTCGGCGGCTGGATGCTGGGCATGCGCAACATGATGATCACCGTGCTCGACGAGGACTACGTCACCGTCGCCCAGGCCAAGGGCCTGCGCCCGTCGCGGGTCGTCACCCGGTACGCGGCGCGCAACGCGATGCTGCCGCAGCTGTCGAGCTTCGCCCTGTCGCTCGGCTTCATCGTCGGCGGCACGCTCGTGATGGAGCTCGTCTTCAGCTACCCGGGCGTCGGCAAGCTGCTGCTGGATGCCACGAACGCGAAGGACTACCCGCTGATGCAGGGGCTGTTCCTCGTGATCACGCTGGCGGTGCTCATCGCGAACATCCTCGCCGACATCGCCTATGCGTTCCTCGACCCGCGCGCCCGCCAGATGGAGGCCTGA
- a CDS encoding M23 family metallopeptidase, translating into MSRRSAATVPASPLARREKAKPARSFAIVAMVVGLIATVALPAYAATTRPVSEAEAVTLHQAAADNAQSLVVASEATPEALERYSYSATTPEEIEKKKAEEAAAARAAASAAAAATARRTGSVASVDLSMTAAGSGEVRWPVADFSYQSYNLFGGYAGHKGFDMMTGTGTPIFAAASGVVRTSTDGGGSYGAVVMIDSVVGGQKVSTTYAHMSYGTRVVSAGQTVQAGQLIGQVGQTGYATAPHLHFEVQVNGSYIDPLAWLQSNAG; encoded by the coding sequence ATGAGCCGCCGTTCCGCGGCCACGGTGCCCGCTTCGCCGCTCGCCCGTCGCGAGAAGGCGAAGCCCGCCCGCAGCTTCGCGATCGTCGCCATGGTCGTCGGACTCATCGCCACCGTCGCGCTGCCCGCCTACGCCGCGACGACCCGTCCGGTCAGCGAGGCCGAAGCGGTCACGCTGCACCAGGCCGCCGCCGACAACGCGCAGTCGCTCGTCGTGGCATCCGAGGCGACGCCCGAGGCGCTCGAGCGCTACAGCTACTCGGCCACCACGCCCGAAGAGATCGAGAAGAAGAAGGCCGAAGAGGCCGCTGCAGCCCGCGCCGCCGCGAGCGCCGCTGCCGCAGCCACCGCCCGTCGCACCGGATCGGTCGCCTCCGTCGACCTGTCGATGACGGCCGCGGGGTCGGGCGAAGTGCGCTGGCCCGTCGCCGACTTCAGCTACCAGAGCTACAACCTGTTCGGTGGATACGCCGGACACAAGGGCTTCGACATGATGACCGGTACGGGAACGCCGATCTTCGCTGCGGCATCCGGTGTCGTGCGCACCTCGACCGACGGCGGCGGCAGCTACGGCGCCGTCGTGATGATCGACTCGGTCGTCGGCGGCCAGAAGGTCAGCACCACCTACGCCCACATGTCCTACGGCACCCGCGTCGTCTCGGCCGGCCAGACCGTGCAGGCCGGGCAGCTGATCGGCCAGGTCGGTCAGACCGGGTACGCGACGGCCCCGCACCTGCACTTCGAGGTGCAGGTCAACGGCTCGTACATCGACCCGCTGGCCTGGCTCCAGTCCAACGCAGGCTGA